In Candidatus Stygibacter australis, a single genomic region encodes these proteins:
- the plsY gene encoding glycerol-3-phosphate 1-O-acyltransferase PlsY: protein MNWINFIISIVAAYLLGSIPFSYIFGKLQGIDIRQHGSGNVGATNALRVLGTKIGVITLLLDMGKGFVAVQLARILMPGVFEGYYVIIALVAITGHIFTLFLGFKGGKGVATSAGVFINLLPLPCLLTLLVFVIVVTVSKYVSLGSITAALFLFIYILIENIRNSFGEWYYLGVVILVAGFIIIRHRANISRLLSGTENKLSFKKKE, encoded by the coding sequence ATGAACTGGATAAATTTCATAATCTCAATTGTTGCAGCCTATCTATTAGGCAGTATCCCTTTCAGTTATATATTCGGCAAATTACAGGGGATAGATATCCGCCAGCACGGCAGCGGAAATGTGGGAGCCACTAATGCCTTGCGAGTTCTTGGCACCAAAATAGGTGTGATAACCCTATTGCTTGATATGGGAAAAGGGTTTGTGGCAGTTCAATTAGCCAGAATTTTGATGCCAGGTGTATTTGAAGGATATTATGTGATAATTGCACTTGTGGCAATTACTGGTCATATTTTCACTTTGTTCTTAGGATTTAAGGGTGGAAAAGGCGTAGCTACTTCAGCAGGAGTGTTTATAAACCTTTTACCTTTACCCTGCCTGTTGACCCTGCTTGTGTTTGTTATTGTGGTGACTGTAAGCAAATATGTCTCACTGGGATCTATCACAGCAGCTTTATTTTTATTTATTTATATACTGATAGAAAATATTAGAAACAGCTTTGGAGAATGGTATTATTTAGGCGTGGTCATCCTGGTGGCAGGCTTTATAATTATCAGACACAGAGCTAATATATCAAGATTATTGTCTGGGACAGAGAATAAGTTATCTTTTAAGAAAAAGGAATAA
- the der gene encoding ribosome biogenesis GTPase Der produces MRKSIVAIVGRPNVGKSTLFNRICRKRSAIVDFEEGITRDRKYQDAEWSGIYFTLVDTGGIIPRTEDTMNQAIRNQAEVAISEADVILFMVDAKTGTTDFDSEIASLLSPVRDRVLLVVNKVDSEKDAFDLYEFLQLGLGEAFPIAAVQGRNCGNLLDEVIALVNPVKDADLSYDSDKIKIAIVGRPNVGKSSLVNKLHGSDINIVTEIPGTTRDSIDMKVTYFGEEITIIDTAGLRKKVKVKYGVEYFSSMRTIEAIHQSNMVILMLDAEREVATQDQKIASFAARHHRDILILVNKWDLVKKDNKTTGEFIKTIRNQLPFINYAPIVFISALTGQRVSGVLKKVVEIKNTSKKRIPTAQLNKFLADVLANFPPSHSSGKHSKIYYCTQTEMNPPTFVFFCNNPKLITKHYSRYLYNQLRERFPLEGVSFRTHFRGRKGEEEPQEK; encoded by the coding sequence ATGAGAAAAAGTATTGTAGCTATTGTTGGTCGCCCAAATGTGGGTAAATCGACACTTTTTAATCGCATCTGCCGTAAGCGAAGTGCGATTGTGGATTTTGAAGAAGGCATCACTCGAGACAGGAAATATCAGGATGCAGAATGGAGCGGGATATATTTCACGCTGGTAGATACAGGTGGTATTATTCCTCGAACAGAAGATACAATGAATCAGGCAATCCGTAATCAGGCAGAAGTAGCCATATCTGAGGCAGATGTGATCCTTTTTATGGTCGATGCCAAGACGGGTACAACTGATTTTGATTCTGAAATAGCATCTTTGCTTAGTCCAGTAAGAGATAGAGTACTTCTGGTAGTAAACAAAGTTGATTCTGAGAAAGATGCCTTTGATCTCTATGAATTTCTGCAATTAGGACTGGGCGAAGCCTTTCCCATAGCAGCGGTGCAAGGTCGCAATTGCGGTAACCTTTTAGATGAAGTGATCGCTTTGGTAAATCCAGTAAAAGATGCTGATCTTAGTTATGACAGTGACAAGATCAAGATAGCGATCGTAGGCAGACCTAATGTAGGTAAATCATCTCTTGTTAATAAATTGCATGGATCTGATATCAATATAGTAACAGAAATACCAGGAACCACACGTGACAGTATTGATATGAAAGTAACATATTTTGGAGAAGAGATAACTATTATAGATACAGCAGGATTACGCAAAAAGGTCAAGGTAAAGTATGGCGTGGAATATTTTAGTTCAATGCGTACTATAGAGGCAATACATCAAAGTAATATGGTGATATTGATGCTTGATGCAGAGCGAGAAGTAGCCACCCAGGATCAAAAGATAGCATCATTTGCCGCCCGTCATCATCGTGATATATTGATACTTGTGAATAAATGGGATCTTGTTAAAAAGGATAATAAGACTACGGGAGAATTTATTAAAACTATCAGAAATCAATTACCCTTTATTAATTATGCTCCAATAGTATTTATTTCGGCTCTCACAGGTCAGAGAGTGAGTGGCGTGTTAAAAAAAGTAGTGGAAATCAAGAATACCAGTAAGAAAAGAATTCCCACTGCGCAATTAAATAAATTTTTAGCAGATGTCCTTGCAAACTTTCCTCCTTCTCATTCATCAGGGAAACACTCAAAGATCTATTATTGCACTCAGACAGAGATGAATCCCCCGACATTTGTGTTCTTTTGCAATAATCCCAAACTGATAACCAAACATTACAGCCGGTATCTATATAATCAATTACGGGAAAGGTTTCCTCTGGAAGGGGTATCATTCAGAACGCATTTCAGAGGCAGAAAAGGTGAAGAGGAGCCTCAGGAAAAATGA